The following proteins are co-located in the Deinococcus sp. KNUC1210 genome:
- a CDS encoding glycoside hydrolase family 38 C-terminal domain-containing protein — protein MHTALTTEQNLRRLENRIVELRAWRNRAALPFSLDFTWSGGTKALHEGDSWPARELPVTMKAVVEVPAEWQGQPVVLDLSVGGEALLMIGGEARGGLNPYHSEVWVEAAPAVLEVQIEAVPRGLFGTPNYAPTLERARLLSPDPQVRGLVEDLLAAHDAAAQLCASGRREIADLLVDALSEVVAVLPLPRGDGPAFRTRAWEEPRLRSEFTDRWDEWKFGGEAAPYPDELRTALAEAKLDLEARLDSVRARYPAQGALALSGHAHIDLAWLWPLQETRRKARRTFATVLSLMERYPDFTFNQSSAQTYAFVEQDDPALFERIRERVREGRWDVVGGMWVEPDGNLISGESWARQLLFGQRYFQSRFGKSARVCWLPDTFGYAANLPQLLQGAEIPYFFTTKLTWNETNTFPYDLYRWEALDGTSVVAHSFRNPGQGYNGEVKALDLIQTWKNFGGKRQHSTSLFSFGWGDGGGGPTSEMLERYERVRDFPGLPKLAMTRVADYYDGVKPDTLPVWVGEQYFELHRGTYTTQARVKELNRAAEHALSDAETAATLAHLLLKRDYPRGEFAAAWEQLLRNQFHDILPGSSVKAVYDDTHRELGEARDTGRFQRDRALQQLSDAHGSGERLVIWNLSFDDRPLWLRLPGLGGLSLTAPDGSDVQTETVDGALLVAGTATVPGLGYLCLQVAQGKAAPNVLVSQAPDSQTPDQLTLENEHLRVQVNPDGSLHSLIYRATGREALAEAGNQLWLYPDVPREWEGWELDASYPLGGERLYAAAPPERLSGMLEQAVRVRYDTGNSQAAGSEIVQTYMLRRGSRRLDIRTEVQWKGRRLLLRTLTPLKVRAASASFETAFGTVQRSTHTNTSWDAAQFEVPGHRFADLSEADFGLSLLTQSKYGYSAKGNVLGLSLLRAPLMPDPTADEGEHAFTYALYPHAGDWRNGTLREAHDLNAPLRAYHSAATGNGEASARLLSAGHEALRLSALKLSEDDDAAAILRVYDAHGTRGTVKPQGLGAGEWTPVNLLEQDAPGSDLEFTPYRVVSLKRRLEGSSD, from the coding sequence ATGCACACGGCCCTGACCACCGAACAGAACCTGCGCCGCCTGGAAAACCGCATCGTTGAACTCCGAGCCTGGAGAAACCGCGCCGCGCTGCCGTTTTCGCTCGACTTCACCTGGAGCGGCGGCACGAAAGCGCTGCACGAGGGCGATTCCTGGCCCGCCCGCGAACTTCCGGTGACGATGAAGGCGGTGGTGGAGGTGCCTGCCGAGTGGCAGGGCCAACCGGTCGTGCTCGATCTGTCGGTGGGCGGCGAAGCGCTGCTGATGATCGGCGGTGAGGCGCGTGGCGGACTGAATCCCTACCACAGCGAAGTCTGGGTGGAGGCCGCGCCCGCCGTGCTGGAGGTGCAGATCGAGGCGGTGCCGCGTGGCCTTTTCGGAACGCCCAACTACGCGCCCACCCTGGAACGCGCCCGCCTCCTGAGCCCCGATCCGCAGGTTCGCGGGCTGGTCGAAGACCTGTTGGCCGCCCACGACGCCGCCGCGCAGCTGTGTGCCTCGGGCCGCCGCGAGATTGCAGACCTCCTGGTAGACGCACTTTCGGAGGTGGTCGCCGTGTTGCCGCTGCCACGCGGTGACGGCCCTGCCTTCCGCACGCGGGCATGGGAAGAACCCAGGCTGCGCTCAGAGTTCACCGACCGCTGGGACGAATGGAAGTTCGGCGGAGAGGCCGCGCCCTATCCGGATGAGCTGCGAACCGCGCTGGCAGAGGCGAAACTCGATCTGGAGGCCCGGCTGGACAGCGTCCGCGCCCGCTATCCGGCGCAGGGAGCACTGGCCCTGAGCGGACACGCGCACATCGATCTGGCCTGGCTGTGGCCGCTTCAGGAAACGCGCCGCAAGGCCCGCCGCACCTTCGCCACCGTCCTGAGCCTGATGGAACGCTACCCGGATTTTACCTTCAACCAGTCGTCGGCCCAGACCTACGCCTTTGTCGAGCAGGACGACCCCGCCCTCTTCGAGCGCATTCGGGAGCGGGTCAGGGAGGGCCGCTGGGACGTGGTGGGCGGCATGTGGGTGGAACCCGACGGCAACCTGATCTCGGGCGAATCGTGGGCGCGGCAGCTGCTGTTCGGGCAGCGCTATTTTCAGAGCCGCTTCGGAAAGAGCGCCCGCGTGTGCTGGCTGCCCGATACCTTCGGATACGCCGCCAACCTGCCGCAACTGCTTCAGGGCGCAGAGATTCCGTATTTCTTCACCACCAAACTGACCTGGAACGAAACCAACACTTTTCCCTACGACCTGTACCGCTGGGAAGCGCTCGACGGCACATCGGTGGTGGCGCACAGCTTCCGCAATCCGGGGCAGGGTTATAACGGCGAAGTCAAGGCGCTGGACCTGATCCAGACGTGGAAAAACTTCGGTGGCAAGCGGCAGCACAGCACCTCGCTCTTCAGTTTCGGCTGGGGTGACGGGGGCGGCGGCCCGACTTCCGAGATGCTGGAGCGCTACGAGCGGGTGCGCGATTTTCCCGGCCTGCCGAAGCTCGCCATGACGCGGGTGGCCGACTACTATGACGGGGTCAAGCCCGACACCCTGCCCGTGTGGGTGGGCGAGCAGTATTTCGAGCTGCACCGGGGCACCTACACCACCCAGGCCAGGGTGAAGGAGCTGAACCGCGCCGCCGAACACGCCCTGAGCGACGCCGAAACCGCCGCGACGCTGGCACACCTCCTGCTGAAACGCGACTACCCACGCGGCGAATTCGCGGCGGCCTGGGAACAGCTGCTGCGAAACCAGTTTCACGACATCCTGCCGGGATCGAGCGTAAAGGCCGTGTACGACGACACGCACCGTGAACTGGGCGAGGCGCGGGACACCGGACGGTTTCAGCGTGACCGGGCCTTGCAGCAGCTCAGCGACGCGCATGGCAGCGGCGAGCGGCTGGTGATCTGGAATCTGAGCTTCGATGATCGCCCGCTGTGGCTGCGACTGCCGGGGCTGGGCGGCCTGAGTCTGACGGCTCCGGACGGCAGCGATGTCCAGACCGAAACGGTAGACGGAGCGCTGCTGGTGGCCGGAACCGCGACCGTGCCGGGGCTGGGCTATCTGTGCCTTCAGGTGGCGCAGGGCAAGGCAGCGCCGAACGTGCTCGTGTCGCAGGCACCGGACAGCCAGACGCCGGATCAGCTGACGCTGGAAAACGAGCATCTGCGCGTGCAGGTGAACCCGGACGGCAGCCTGCATTCGCTGATTTACAGAGCGACGGGGCGCGAGGCACTGGCAGAGGCCGGAAATCAGCTGTGGCTGTATCCGGATGTTCCGCGTGAGTGGGAGGGCTGGGAACTGGACGCCTCGTACCCGCTGGGCGGCGAGCGCCTGTACGCCGCTGCCCCGCCCGAGCGCCTGTCGGGAATGCTGGAACAGGCGGTCCGGGTGCGCTACGACACCGGAAACAGTCAGGCAGCGGGCAGCGAGATCGTACAGACCTATATGCTGCGCCGGGGATCGCGGCGGCTGGATATCCGCACCGAAGTGCAGTGGAAGGGCCGCCGCCTGCTACTCAGAACCCTGACGCCGCTGAAGGTGCGGGCGGCCAGCGCCAGTTTTGAAACGGCGTTCGGCACGGTGCAGCGCAGCACGCACACGAACACGTCGTGGGACGCTGCACAGTTCGAGGTGCCCGGCCACCGTTTCGCGGACCTGAGCGAGGCCGACTTCGGTCTGAGCCTGCTGACCCAGAGCAAGTACGGGTACAGCGCCAAGGGCAACGTGCTGGGCCTGAGCCTGCTCCGCGCTCCCCTGATGCCCGACCCGACAGCCGACGAGGGCGAACACGCCTTTACCTACGCGCTGTATCCGCACGCTGGAGACTGGCGAAACGGCACGCTGCGGGAAGCCCACGACCTGAATGCCCCGCTGCGGGCGTATCACAGCGCGGCGACGGGCAACGGCGAGGCGTCGGCGCGGCTGCTGTCGGCGGGGCACGAGGCGCTGCGCCTGAGTGCCCTGAAGCTCAGCGAGGACGACGACGCGGCAGCGATTCTGCGCGTCTACGACGCCCACGGCACACGCGGCACCGTGAAGCCGCAGGGGCTGGGAGCCGGAGAATGGACGCCCGTGAACCTGCTGGAACAGGACGCGCCGGGCAGCGATCTGGAGTTCACGCCGTACCGGGTCGTCAGTCTGAAACGCAGGCTGGAAGGGTCTTCAGACTGA